A window from Lagopus muta isolate bLagMut1 chromosome 5, bLagMut1 primary, whole genome shotgun sequence encodes these proteins:
- the SELE gene encoding E-selectin isoform X3, whose protein sequence is MNCLWFLSLLAYGLTILEVVNCWTYHYSDTNMTYKEAELWCKKRYTNMVAIQNKDEINYLNDFLPFNPGYYWIGIRKINGTWTWVGTNKELTDEAENWASGEPNGKGNNEDCVEIYIKRGKDDGKWNDEKCEKKKVALCYTASCNPSFCSGRGECIETINNHTCQCNPGFYGPDCEFVKTCDPLKKPDHGSLECNHPLEDFGYNSSCTAQCEEGYELNGLESVYCMSSGNWSDTLASCKAVTCPALEMPAHGSLNCSHPSGELPWGTTCEFTCEEGFALTGPSTLQCGSSGAWDKQQPSCAAVRCEAVTWPEEGSVSCASADLTYGSHCDFRCRGGYVLEGPSSIKCMAQGQWSEPFPKCKVVQCEPLKSPEKGSMDCIHGAGNFTYNTACHFSCLEGWNLSGSHVLECSHSGNWSASLPTCEASQQVGYVTVGIAATTTSLLATASFLFWLAKRLRSKVKKFTPASSCQHLTTESQNV, encoded by the exons ATGAATTGCCTGTGGTTCCTATCTCTTCTTGCTTACG GGCTTACAATACTAGAGGTGGTGAATTGTTGGACATACCATTATTCAGACACAAACATGACCTACAAAGAGGCAGAGTTATGGTGCAAAAAGAGGTATACTAACATGGTTGCCATTCAAAACAAGGATGAAATCAACTATCTTAATGACTTCTTACCCTTCAATCCGGGTTACTACTGGATTGGAATCAGAAAAATTAATGGTACGTGGACCTGGGTTGGAACAAACAAAGAACTGACAGATGAAGCAGAAAATTGGGCTTCAGGTGAACCAAATGGCAAAGGGAACAACGAGGACTGTGTTGAAATCTACATCAAAAGAGGGAAGGATGACGGCAAATGGAATGATGagaagtgtgaaaaaaaaaaggttgccTTGTGCTATACAG cttcttgcaACCCATCTTTCTGCAGTGGCCGTGGAGAATGCATAGAGACTATTAACAATCACACCTGCCAGTGTAACCCTGGATTCTATGGGCCAGATTGTGAATTTG TTAAGACTTGTGATCCACTAAAGAAACCTGATCACGGCAGCCTTGAGTGCAACCATCCATTGGAGGACTTCGGCTATAACTCCTCATGCACAGCTCAGTGTGAAGAAGGCTATGAGCTGAATGGACTGGAGTCAGTATACTGTATGTCTTCTGGAAACTGGTCTGACACACTTGCATCATGCAAAG CTGTGACCTGCCCTGCTTTAGAAATGCCCGCTCATGGCTCTCTCAACTGCTCCCATCCCTCTGGGGAGCTTCCCTGGGGTACCACCTGTGAGTTCACCTGTGAGGAAGGATTTGCTCTGACAGGACCATCCACTCTGCAGTGTGGATCTTCTGGGGCCTGGGACAAGCAGCAGCCATCCTGTGCAG CTGTGAGGTGTGAGGCTGTAACCTGGCCAGAAGAAGGTTCTGtgagctgtgcttctgcagatCTCACCTATGGTTCACACTGTGATTTCCGTTGTCGAGGAGGCTATGTTTTGGAAGGCCCATCCAGCATTAAGTGCATGGCACAGGGACAGTGGTCAGAGCCATTCCCAAAATGCAAAG ttgtACAGTGTGAACCACTGAAGTCTCCTGAGAAAGGCTCCATGGATTGCATACATGGTGCTGGGAACTTCACATACAACACAGCCTGCCACTTCAGCTGCCTAGAAGGATGGAATCTCAGTGGATCTCATGTTCTTGAGTGCAGTCATTCAGGAAACTGGAGTGCCAGTCTGCCCACATGTGAAG cttctCAACAAGTTGGCTATGTCACTGTGGGCATAGCAGCCACCACTACCTCTCTGCTTGCCACAGCATCATTCCTCTTTTGGCTTGCAAAGCGGTTACGAAGCAAAG taAAGAAATTCACTCCTGCCAG CAGCTGTCAGCACCTCACTACTGAAAGCCAGAATGTCTAG
- the SELE gene encoding E-selectin isoform X1, whose amino-acid sequence MNCLWFLSLLAYGLTILEVVNCWTYHYSDTNMTYKEAELWCKKRYTNMVAIQNKDEINYLNDFLPFNPGYYWIGIRKINGTWTWVGTNKELTDEAENWASGEPNGKGNNEDCVEIYIKRGKDDGKWNDEKCEKKKVALCYTASCNPSFCSGRGECIETINNHTCQCNPGFYGPDCEFVKTCDPLKKPDHGSLECNHPLEDFGYNSSCTAQCEEGYELNGLESVYCMSSGNWSDTLASCKAVTCPALEMPAHGSLNCSHPSGELPWGTTCEFTCEEGFALTGPSTLQCGSSGAWDKQQPSCAAVRCEAVTWPEEGSVSCASADLTYGSHCDFRCREGYVLEGPSSIKCMAQGQWSEPFPKCKAVTCPALEMPAHGSLNCSHPSGELPWGTTCEFTCEEGFALTGPSTLQCGSSGAWDKQQPSCAAVRCEAVTWPEEGSVSCASADLTYGSHCDFRCRGGYVLEGPSSIKCMAQGQWSEPFPKCKVVQCEPLKSPEKGSMDCIHGAGNFTYNTACHFSCLEGWNLSGSHVLECSHSGNWSASLPTCEASQQVGYVTVGIAATTTSLLATASFLFWLAKRLRSKVKKFTPASSCQHLTTESQNV is encoded by the exons ATGAATTGCCTGTGGTTCCTATCTCTTCTTGCTTACG GGCTTACAATACTAGAGGTGGTGAATTGTTGGACATACCATTATTCAGACACAAACATGACCTACAAAGAGGCAGAGTTATGGTGCAAAAAGAGGTATACTAACATGGTTGCCATTCAAAACAAGGATGAAATCAACTATCTTAATGACTTCTTACCCTTCAATCCGGGTTACTACTGGATTGGAATCAGAAAAATTAATGGTACGTGGACCTGGGTTGGAACAAACAAAGAACTGACAGATGAAGCAGAAAATTGGGCTTCAGGTGAACCAAATGGCAAAGGGAACAACGAGGACTGTGTTGAAATCTACATCAAAAGAGGGAAGGATGACGGCAAATGGAATGATGagaagtgtgaaaaaaaaaaggttgccTTGTGCTATACAG cttcttgcaACCCATCTTTCTGCAGTGGCCGTGGAGAATGCATAGAGACTATTAACAATCACACCTGCCAGTGTAACCCTGGATTCTATGGGCCAGATTGTGAATTTG TTAAGACTTGTGATCCACTAAAGAAACCTGATCACGGCAGCCTTGAGTGCAACCATCCATTGGAGGACTTCGGCTATAACTCCTCATGCACAGCTCAGTGTGAAGAAGGCTATGAGCTGAATGGACTGGAGTCAGTATACTGTATGTCTTCTGGAAACTGGTCTGACACACTTGCATCATGCAAAG CTGTGACCTGCCCTGCTTTAGAAATGCCCGCTCATGGCTCTCTCAACTGCTCCCATCCCTCTGGGGAGCTTCCCTGGGGTACCACCTGTGAGTTCACCTGTGAGGAAGGATTTGCTCTGACAGGACCATCCACTCTGCAGTGCGGATCTTCTGGGGCCTGGGACAAGCAGCAGCCATCCTGTGCAG CTGTGAGGTGTGAGGCTGTAACCTGGCCAGAAGAAGGTTCTGtgagctgtgcttctgcagatCTCACCTATGGTTCACACTGTGATTTCCGTTGTCGAGAAGGCTACGTTTTGGAGGGCCCATCCAGCATTAAGTGCATGGCACAGGGACAGTGGTCAGAGCCATTCCCAAAATGCAAAG CTGTGACCTGCCCTGCTTTAGAAATGCCCGCTCATGGCTCTCTCAACTGCTCCCATCCCTCTGGGGAGCTTCCCTGGGGTACCACCTGTGAGTTCACCTGTGAGGAAGGATTTGCTCTGACAGGACCATCCACTCTGCAGTGTGGATCTTCTGGGGCCTGGGACAAGCAGCAGCCATCCTGTGCAG CTGTGAGGTGTGAGGCTGTAACCTGGCCAGAAGAAGGTTCTGtgagctgtgcttctgcagatCTCACCTATGGTTCACACTGTGATTTCCGTTGTCGAGGAGGCTATGTTTTGGAAGGCCCATCCAGCATTAAGTGCATGGCACAGGGACAGTGGTCAGAGCCATTCCCAAAATGCAAAG ttgtACAGTGTGAACCACTGAAGTCTCCTGAGAAAGGCTCCATGGATTGCATACATGGTGCTGGGAACTTCACATACAACACAGCCTGCCACTTCAGCTGCCTAGAAGGATGGAATCTCAGTGGATCTCATGTTCTTGAGTGCAGTCATTCAGGAAACTGGAGTGCCAGTCTGCCCACATGTGAAG cttctCAACAAGTTGGCTATGTCACTGTGGGCATAGCAGCCACCACTACCTCTCTGCTTGCCACAGCATCATTCCTCTTTTGGCTTGCAAAGCGGTTACGAAGCAAAG taAAGAAATTCACTCCTGCCAG CAGCTGTCAGCACCTCACTACTGAAAGCCAGAATGTCTAG
- the SELE gene encoding E-selectin isoform X2: protein MNCLWFLSLLAYGLTILEVVNCWTYHYSDTNMTYKEAELWCKKRYTNMVAIQNKDEINYLNDFLPFNPGYYWIGIRKINGTWTWVGTNKELTDEAENWASGEPNGKGNNEDCVEIYIKRGKDDGKWNDEKCEKKKVALCYTASCNPSFCSGRGECIETINNHTCQCNPGFYGPDCEFVKTCDPLKKPDHGSLECNHPLEDFGYNSSCTAQCEEGYELNGLESVYCMSSGNWSDTLASCKAVTCPALEMPAHGSLNCSHPSGELPWGTTCEFTCEEGFALTGPSTLQCGSSGAWDKQQPSCAAVRCEAVTWPEEGSVSCASADLTYGSHCDFRCRGGYVLEGPSSIKCMAQGQWSEPFPKCKVVQCEPLKSPEKGSMDCIHGAGNFTYNTACHFSCLEGWNLSGSHVLECSHSGNWSASLPTCEASQQVGYVTVGIAATTTSLLATASFLFWLAKRLRSKVKKFTPASSCQHLTTESQNV from the exons ATGAATTGCCTGTGGTTCCTATCTCTTCTTGCTTACG GGCTTACAATACTAGAGGTGGTGAATTGTTGGACATACCATTATTCAGACACAAACATGACCTACAAAGAGGCAGAGTTATGGTGCAAAAAGAGGTATACTAACATGGTTGCCATTCAAAACAAGGATGAAATCAACTATCTTAATGACTTCTTACCCTTCAATCCGGGTTACTACTGGATTGGAATCAGAAAAATTAATGGTACGTGGACCTGGGTTGGAACAAACAAAGAACTGACAGATGAAGCAGAAAATTGGGCTTCAGGTGAACCAAATGGCAAAGGGAACAACGAGGACTGTGTTGAAATCTACATCAAAAGAGGGAAGGATGACGGCAAATGGAATGATGagaagtgtgaaaaaaaaaaggttgccTTGTGCTATACAG cttcttgcaACCCATCTTTCTGCAGTGGCCGTGGAGAATGCATAGAGACTATTAACAATCACACCTGCCAGTGTAACCCTGGATTCTATGGGCCAGATTGTGAATTTG TTAAGACTTGTGATCCACTAAAGAAACCTGATCACGGCAGCCTTGAGTGCAACCATCCATTGGAGGACTTCGGCTATAACTCCTCATGCACAGCTCAGTGTGAAGAAGGCTATGAGCTGAATGGACTGGAGTCAGTATACTGTATGTCTTCTGGAAACTGGTCTGACACACTTGCATCATGCAAAG CTGTGACCTGCCCTGCTTTAGAAATGCCCGCTCATGGCTCTCTCAACTGCTCCCATCCCTCTGGGGAGCTTCCCTGGGGTACCACCTGTGAGTTCACCTGTGAGGAAGGATTTGCTCTGACAGGACCATCCACTCTGCAGTGCGGATCTTCTGGGGCCTGGGACAAGCAGCAGCCATCCTGTGCAG CTGTGAGGTGTGAGGCTGTAACCTGGCCAGAAGAAGGTTCTGtgagctgtgcttctgcagatCTCACCTATGGTTCACACTGTGATTTCCGTTGTCGAGGAGGCTATGTTTTGGAAGGCCCATCCAGCATTAAGTGCATGGCACAGGGACAGTGGTCAGAGCCATTCCCAAAATGCAAAG ttgtACAGTGTGAACCACTGAAGTCTCCTGAGAAAGGCTCCATGGATTGCATACATGGTGCTGGGAACTTCACATACAACACAGCCTGCCACTTCAGCTGCCTAGAAGGATGGAATCTCAGTGGATCTCATGTTCTTGAGTGCAGTCATTCAGGAAACTGGAGTGCCAGTCTGCCCACATGTGAAG cttctCAACAAGTTGGCTATGTCACTGTGGGCATAGCAGCCACCACTACCTCTCTGCTTGCCACAGCATCATTCCTCTTTTGGCTTGCAAAGCGGTTACGAAGCAAAG taAAGAAATTCACTCCTGCCAG CAGCTGTCAGCACCTCACTACTGAAAGCCAGAATGTCTAG
- the SELE gene encoding E-selectin isoform X4 produces the protein MNCLWFLSLLAYGLTILEVVNCWTYHYSDTNMTYKEAELWCKKRYTNMVAIQNKDEINYLNDFLPFNPGYYWIGIRKINGTWTWVGTNKELTDEAENWASGEPNGKGNNEDCVEIYIKRGKDDGKWNDEKCEKKKVALCYTASCNPSFCSGRGECIETINNHTCQCNPGFYGPDCEFVKTCDPLKKPDHGSLECNHPLEDFGYNSSCTAQCEEGYELNGLESVYCMSSGNWSDTLASCKAVTCPALEMPAHGSLNCSHPSGELPWGTTCEFTCEEGFALTGPSTLQCGSSGAWDKQQPSCAAVRCEAVTWPEEGSVSCASADLTYGSHCDFRCREGYVLEGPSSIKCMAQGQWSEPFPKCKVVQCEPLKSPEKGSMDCIHGAGNFTYNTACHFSCLEGWNLSGSHVLECSHSGNWSASLPTCEASQQVGYVTVGIAATTTSLLATASFLFWLAKRLRSKVKKFTPASSCQHLTTESQNV, from the exons ATGAATTGCCTGTGGTTCCTATCTCTTCTTGCTTACG GGCTTACAATACTAGAGGTGGTGAATTGTTGGACATACCATTATTCAGACACAAACATGACCTACAAAGAGGCAGAGTTATGGTGCAAAAAGAGGTATACTAACATGGTTGCCATTCAAAACAAGGATGAAATCAACTATCTTAATGACTTCTTACCCTTCAATCCGGGTTACTACTGGATTGGAATCAGAAAAATTAATGGTACGTGGACCTGGGTTGGAACAAACAAAGAACTGACAGATGAAGCAGAAAATTGGGCTTCAGGTGAACCAAATGGCAAAGGGAACAACGAGGACTGTGTTGAAATCTACATCAAAAGAGGGAAGGATGACGGCAAATGGAATGATGagaagtgtgaaaaaaaaaaggttgccTTGTGCTATACAG cttcttgcaACCCATCTTTCTGCAGTGGCCGTGGAGAATGCATAGAGACTATTAACAATCACACCTGCCAGTGTAACCCTGGATTCTATGGGCCAGATTGTGAATTTG TTAAGACTTGTGATCCACTAAAGAAACCTGATCACGGCAGCCTTGAGTGCAACCATCCATTGGAGGACTTCGGCTATAACTCCTCATGCACAGCTCAGTGTGAAGAAGGCTATGAGCTGAATGGACTGGAGTCAGTATACTGTATGTCTTCTGGAAACTGGTCTGACACACTTGCATCATGCAAAG CTGTGACCTGCCCTGCTTTAGAAATGCCCGCTCATGGCTCTCTCAACTGCTCCCATCCCTCTGGGGAGCTTCCCTGGGGTACCACCTGTGAGTTCACCTGTGAGGAAGGATTTGCTCTGACAGGACCATCCACTCTGCAGTGCGGATCTTCTGGGGCCTGGGACAAGCAGCAGCCATCCTGTGCAG CTGTGAGGTGTGAGGCTGTAACCTGGCCAGAAGAAGGTTCTGtgagctgtgcttctgcagatCTCACCTATGGTTCACACTGTGATTTCCGTTGTCGAGAAGGCTACGTTTTGGAGGGCCCATCCAGCATTAAGTGCATGGCACAGGGACAGTGGTCAGAGCCATTCCCAAAATGCAAAG ttgtACAGTGTGAACCACTGAAGTCTCCTGAGAAAGGCTCCATGGATTGCATACATGGTGCTGGGAACTTCACATACAACACAGCCTGCCACTTCAGCTGCCTAGAAGGATGGAATCTCAGTGGATCTCATGTTCTTGAGTGCAGTCATTCAGGAAACTGGAGTGCCAGTCTGCCCACATGTGAAG cttctCAACAAGTTGGCTATGTCACTGTGGGCATAGCAGCCACCACTACCTCTCTGCTTGCCACAGCATCATTCCTCTTTTGGCTTGCAAAGCGGTTACGAAGCAAAG taAAGAAATTCACTCCTGCCAG CAGCTGTCAGCACCTCACTACTGAAAGCCAGAATGTCTAG